The following coding sequences are from one Kallotenue papyrolyticum window:
- a CDS encoding NAD(P)H-hydrate dehydratase, producing MQMIDTYVATVEQTRRLEAAAVAAGASWDELMERAGRGCAEVILQRYGPLRDRRVLVLVGPGNNGGDGLVIARQLHDAGARVALAIWKRVFRDDDRPWCACRERGIPEIAVEEQRDLALVREAARQAVVIVDALLGMGVNRPLPEALVAIVQTINDVRRQRGGDTPQVVAIDLPTGVNADSGAIMGACLVADLTLATGIRKRGHVLAPGREMAGEVIVVPIGLPGHAEELIMAETLTAQAMRSLLPARPADAHKGTFGKLMIVAGAGRYPGAAFLTTGGALRTGVGLATLACGRSIFGALAAAVHECTFLPLPEEDWGVLGEAAAREIYQNLHGYDALVVGPGLGREDETRSFVERLLKLESVRTLSGVGFLHTPPPPRPRRPAGQVGFRRPSELTPEPQPRVQAPSEDEPDLPPTVVDADGLNLLAQIDEWWTRLPAARLILTPHPAEMARLLKLADAREVNAKRLDVAQEAAARWQQVVVLKGPETVIAAPDGRSAIGPAGNPALATAGTGDVLAGVIGSLLAQGLPHFDAARLGVWLHAQAGRLVREEIGEAGALAGDLLPRLPRVIGALRRG from the coding sequence ATGCAGATGATCGACACCTACGTTGCGACCGTGGAGCAGACGCGCCGCCTGGAAGCCGCCGCGGTGGCGGCGGGCGCGTCCTGGGATGAGTTGATGGAGCGCGCCGGGCGTGGCTGCGCCGAGGTGATTCTGCAGCGCTACGGCCCGCTGCGCGATCGCCGCGTGCTGGTGCTGGTCGGGCCGGGCAACAACGGCGGCGATGGCCTGGTGATCGCCCGGCAGCTCCACGACGCGGGCGCGCGCGTCGCGCTGGCGATCTGGAAGCGTGTCTTCCGCGACGACGATCGGCCCTGGTGCGCCTGTCGCGAGCGCGGTATTCCGGAGATCGCCGTCGAGGAGCAGCGCGATCTGGCGCTGGTGCGCGAAGCGGCCCGCCAGGCGGTGGTGATCGTCGATGCCCTGCTGGGCATGGGCGTCAATCGTCCGCTGCCCGAGGCCCTGGTCGCTATCGTGCAGACGATCAACGACGTGCGTCGGCAGCGCGGCGGTGACACGCCGCAGGTGGTGGCGATCGACCTGCCGACCGGCGTCAATGCCGACAGCGGTGCGATCATGGGCGCGTGCCTCGTGGCCGATCTGACACTGGCAACCGGCATTCGTAAGCGCGGCCACGTGCTGGCGCCCGGACGTGAGATGGCGGGTGAGGTCATCGTGGTGCCGATTGGCCTGCCCGGGCATGCTGAGGAGCTGATCATGGCTGAAACGCTCACTGCGCAGGCGATGCGTAGCCTGCTGCCGGCGCGACCGGCGGATGCGCATAAGGGAACCTTTGGCAAACTGATGATCGTTGCCGGTGCGGGGCGCTACCCTGGGGCGGCCTTTCTCACCACCGGCGGCGCGCTGCGCACGGGCGTGGGCCTAGCCACGCTGGCCTGCGGCCGCTCGATCTTCGGCGCGCTGGCGGCCGCGGTGCACGAATGTACCTTTCTGCCGCTGCCCGAGGAGGATTGGGGCGTGCTAGGCGAGGCCGCCGCGCGCGAGATCTACCAGAACCTGCACGGCTACGACGCGCTGGTGGTCGGGCCAGGCCTGGGCCGCGAAGATGAGACGCGCAGCTTTGTTGAGCGCCTGCTGAAACTGGAGAGCGTCAGGACATTATCGGGCGTCGGCTTTCTGCACACGCCGCCGCCGCCGCGGCCCCGCCGACCGGCCGGACAGGTAGGCTTTCGCCGACCGAGTGAGCTCACGCCCGAGCCGCAGCCGCGTGTCCAGGCGCCGAGCGAGGACGAGCCCGATCTGCCGCCGACGGTGGTCGATGCCGATGGCCTGAACCTGTTGGCGCAGATCGACGAGTGGTGGACGCGCCTGCCCGCCGCGCGCCTGATCCTGACGCCGCATCCGGCGGAGATGGCGCGCCTGCTGAAGCTCGCCGATGCCCGCGAGGTCAACGCCAAGCGCCTGGACGTAGCGCAGGAGGCGGCCGCTCGCTGGCAACAGGTGGTCGTGCTCAAAGGACCTGAGACGGTGATCGCTGCGCCGGACGGCCGTAGCGCGATCGGCCCGGCGGGCAATCCGGCGCTGGCCACCGCCGGCACCGGCGATGTGCTGGCCGGCGTGATCGGCAGCCTGCTGGCGCAAGGGCTGCCCCACTTCGACGCGGCGCGGCTGGGCGTCTGGCTGCACGCCCAGGCCGGACGGCTGGTGCGCGAGGAGATCGGCGAGGCGGGCGCGCTGGCTGGCGATCTGCTGCCACGTCTGCCGCGCGTCATCGGCGCGCTGCGCCGGGGATAG
- a CDS encoding thymidine phosphorylase → MRAVDLIIKKRDGHALSSDEIAWLIQSYTRGDVPDYQMAAWAMAVFFRGMDDRETTDLTLAMARSGDVLDLHDVAPLTVDKHSTGGVGDKTSLVLLPLVAAIGLPVAKMSGRGLGFSGGTLDKLESIPGLRVDLDAATFRRAVAEVGLVIAGQSAVLAPADKQLYALRDVTGTIESIPLIAASVMSKKLAAGADCIVLDVKAGRGAFMATVEQARELAQRMVAIGTRAGRRVAALITSMEQPLGRAIGNALEVKEAIATLHGQGPDDFVELCLALGAQLALLAGVAETPAAARARLQAALGSGAAWHKFRQMVQYQGGDLRCVDDPALLPEATLKEPVAAPQAGYVSRIDARELGLAVVELGGGRARKDDPIDHSVGLVLEAKVGDWVAQGAPLATVHANHIEALDRVRERVVQAFALSARPPQPLPLIFETVS, encoded by the coding sequence ATGCGCGCAGTTGATCTGATCATCAAAAAACGTGATGGACACGCGCTGAGCAGCGACGAGATCGCCTGGCTGATCCAGAGCTACACCCGCGGCGACGTACCCGACTACCAGATGGCCGCCTGGGCGATGGCCGTCTTCTTTCGGGGTATGGACGATCGCGAAACCACCGATCTGACGCTGGCCATGGCGCGCTCCGGCGATGTGCTCGATCTGCATGATGTTGCGCCGCTGACGGTGGACAAGCACTCAACTGGCGGCGTGGGCGACAAAACCAGCCTGGTGCTCTTGCCGCTGGTGGCCGCCATCGGCCTGCCGGTAGCCAAGATGTCCGGGCGGGGCTTGGGCTTCAGCGGCGGTACGCTCGATAAACTGGAATCGATCCCCGGACTACGCGTCGATCTGGATGCCGCCACCTTCCGCCGCGCCGTGGCCGAGGTCGGACTGGTGATCGCCGGGCAGAGCGCCGTGCTGGCGCCGGCCGACAAGCAGCTCTATGCCCTGCGCGACGTCACCGGCACGATCGAGAGCATTCCGCTGATCGCCGCCAGCGTGATGAGCAAAAAACTGGCGGCCGGCGCGGATTGCATTGTGCTGGATGTCAAAGCCGGACGCGGCGCGTTTATGGCAACCGTCGAGCAAGCGCGCGAGCTGGCGCAGCGCATGGTGGCGATCGGCACACGCGCAGGACGTCGCGTCGCGGCACTGATTACGTCCATGGAGCAGCCGCTGGGCCGCGCCATCGGCAACGCGCTCGAAGTCAAGGAAGCAATCGCTACGCTGCATGGCCAGGGCCCGGACGATTTTGTGGAGCTCTGTCTGGCGCTGGGCGCGCAATTGGCGCTGCTGGCGGGCGTGGCCGAGACGCCGGCGGCGGCGCGGGCGCGGCTACAGGCCGCGCTCGGCAGCGGCGCGGCCTGGCACAAGTTCCGCCAGATGGTGCAGTACCAAGGCGGCGATCTGCGCTGCGTGGACGACCCGGCGCTGCTGCCGGAGGCGACGCTCAAGGAGCCGGTCGCCGCGCCGCAGGCTGGCTACGTCAGCCGCATCGATGCCCGCGAGCTGGGTCTGGCCGTGGTGGAGCTGGGCGGTGGTCGCGCGCGCAAGGACGATCCCATCGATCACAGCGTTGGCTTGGTGCTGGAGGCCAAGGTGGGCGACTGGGTGGCCCAGGGCGCGCCCCTGGCAACGGTGCACGCCAATCACATCGAGGCGCTGGACCGTGTGCGCGAGCGCGTGGTCCAGGCGTTCGCGCTGAGCGCTAGGCCGCCGCAGCCCTTGCCGCTGATCTTCGAAACGGTGTCGTAG
- a CDS encoding FmdB family zinc ribbon protein: MPIYEYLCPACNGRFQKLVRGFNPPADLRCPRCGNREVRKAVSRFALAQSEEARLESLADPSALAGLDENDPQSIARWAKKMGKELGEDLGDDWDEMVDQMLEEELNGGGEEGEHSTPPDDLGWD; this comes from the coding sequence ATGCCGATCTATGAATATCTCTGTCCGGCCTGCAATGGCCGTTTTCAGAAGCTGGTGCGCGGCTTCAACCCGCCCGCCGATCTGCGCTGTCCGCGCTGCGGCAATCGTGAAGTGCGCAAGGCCGTCTCGCGCTTCGCCCTGGCGCAGTCCGAGGAGGCGCGCCTGGAGTCGCTGGCCGATCCCTCAGCGCTGGCCGGCCTGGACGAAAACGATCCTCAATCCATCGCGCGCTGGGCCAAGAAGATGGGCAAGGAGCTCGGCGAAGATCTCGGCGACGACTGGGACGAGATGGTCGATCAGATGCTGGAAGAAGAGCTGAACGGCGGCGGCGAGGAGGGCGAGCACAGCACGCCACCGGATGATCTGGGCTGGGACTAG
- the ftsY gene encoding signal recognition particle-docking protein FtsY yields the protein MFRRWLGGEERKPEQEPETPPSPTESAAAAPDAAREVQPLTAQQEGERRRGGLLRRWFAGEEREEQEIRQEVQKTSAAVQKTRNVGMFGRIAELLRGDDPVTPELWEELEELLIAADVGVETTLAVLERVQRKVERNNVRRASDARALLKQELVRLLDVDVPQYSERSTKPYVILVVGVNGSGKTTLIAKMANRYKQMGKSVILAAADTFRAAAVEQLQTWADRIGVPVIAQGQGADPGAVAYDAVQATYARQADILIIDTAGRLQSKYNLMQELAKIKNVVRKRVQWAPHEVLLVIDATTGQNGISQAKAFMEASEVTHLALTKLDSSAKGGVAFAMVQEIERPIKYIGTGEQLDDLALFDAQAFVDALFADAAEG from the coding sequence ATGTTTCGCAGATGGTTGGGTGGCGAGGAACGCAAGCCAGAGCAGGAGCCAGAAACACCACCCTCGCCGACCGAGTCGGCGGCGGCAGCGCCAGACGCTGCGCGCGAGGTCCAGCCGCTGACGGCGCAGCAGGAGGGTGAGCGCCGGCGGGGGGGCTTACTGCGGCGCTGGTTTGCCGGCGAGGAGCGCGAGGAGCAGGAGATCCGCCAGGAGGTGCAGAAGACCAGCGCAGCGGTGCAAAAGACACGCAACGTCGGCATGTTTGGGCGCATCGCCGAGCTGTTGCGCGGCGACGACCCAGTTACACCTGAGCTGTGGGAGGAGCTGGAAGAGCTTTTGATCGCCGCGGATGTAGGCGTCGAGACTACCCTGGCGGTGCTCGAGCGCGTCCAGCGCAAGGTCGAGCGCAACAACGTGCGCCGCGCCAGCGATGCACGCGCGCTGCTGAAGCAGGAGCTGGTGCGCCTGCTGGATGTGGATGTGCCGCAGTACTCCGAGCGCTCGACCAAGCCCTATGTGATCCTGGTGGTTGGCGTCAATGGTTCAGGGAAGACTACGCTGATCGCCAAGATGGCCAACCGCTACAAACAGATGGGCAAAAGCGTGATCCTGGCGGCTGCCGATACCTTCCGCGCGGCGGCGGTTGAGCAGTTGCAGACCTGGGCCGACCGCATCGGCGTGCCGGTGATCGCCCAGGGACAGGGCGCCGATCCGGGCGCAGTAGCCTATGATGCTGTACAGGCGACCTATGCGCGCCAGGCCGATATCCTGATCATCGACACTGCCGGTCGCCTGCAGTCGAAGTACAACCTGATGCAGGAACTGGCCAAGATCAAGAACGTGGTGCGCAAGCGAGTGCAGTGGGCGCCCCACGAGGTGCTGCTGGTGATCGACGCCACCACCGGCCAGAACGGTATTTCGCAGGCTAAGGCGTTCATGGAAGCGTCGGAGGTCACCCACCTGGCGCTGACCAAGCTCGACAGCAGCGCCAAGGGCGGTGTAGCCTTCGCCATGGTCCAGGAGATCGAACGTCCGATCAAGTATATCGGCACGGGCGAGCAGCTTGACGACCTTGCGCTGTTCGATGCGCAGGCGTTTGTGGATGCCCTCTTCGCGGATGCCGCCGAAGGTTGA
- a CDS encoding biliverdin-producing heme oxygenase → MEQSTARLSQRLRTATAELHAHLEQLPFFQALEQGTLQRESYIGLLRALAPVHAALETACEGATHPALHAVWRPSMRRLPALERDLQELDAARVAPEPLAMLHARMLSEHLAECAQRQPEALLGALYVLEGATLGSPIVRAWVRRAFALEQAGVRYLSSYDDQAAERWRSFTRRLDAALPDAAAQTPAIALACAVFTALARIVEALHPLGARPPHALLHALNPEAGHHPITEEWRELEAALRAGERSWRDCPYYAARYGERGQRFTRSDSAWLAGLTRHAPPVIDHQIAWLGRLLAARGMPRWLLECHLFVLADELARALPEHAQRYAQLTQAAHKLRAERLALLDEADFISLAARLEAQLTPDRRQHLANIGRVLVAAVLDDEAGIAHALSSVETWLCDPQRFDASWRAAVRDSIAATRQQVQQRRAGGARVTQSSVPS, encoded by the coding sequence ATGGAGCAGTCCACGGCGCGACTGAGCCAGCGGTTGCGCACGGCAACCGCCGAGCTGCATGCCCATCTGGAGCAGTTGCCCTTTTTTCAGGCGCTGGAGCAGGGCACGCTCCAGCGCGAGAGTTACATCGGTCTGTTGCGCGCGCTGGCGCCGGTGCACGCGGCACTGGAAACGGCTTGTGAAGGCGCGACCCATCCCGCGCTCCACGCCGTCTGGCGCCCTTCGATGCGTCGGCTGCCCGCCCTGGAGCGCGATCTGCAGGAACTGGATGCCGCGCGCGTGGCGCCGGAGCCGCTGGCCATGCTCCACGCGCGCATGCTGAGCGAGCACCTGGCCGAGTGTGCGCAGCGGCAACCCGAAGCGCTGTTGGGCGCGCTGTATGTGCTGGAGGGGGCTACCCTCGGCAGCCCGATCGTGCGCGCCTGGGTGCGGCGCGCGTTTGCGCTGGAGCAGGCCGGCGTGCGCTACCTGTCCAGCTACGACGATCAGGCTGCCGAGCGCTGGCGCAGCTTCACCCGGCGCTTGGATGCGGCCCTGCCCGATGCCGCAGCCCAGACTCCTGCGATCGCCCTGGCCTGCGCGGTCTTCACCGCCCTGGCGCGGATTGTCGAAGCCCTGCATCCCCTGGGGGCGCGCCCGCCGCATGCGCTCCTCCATGCGCTCAATCCCGAAGCCGGTCATCACCCAATCACTGAGGAGTGGCGCGAACTGGAGGCCGCGTTGCGCGCCGGCGAGCGCTCCTGGCGCGACTGTCCCTACTATGCAGCGCGCTACGGCGAGCGCGGTCAGCGCTTCACGCGCAGCGACAGCGCCTGGCTGGCCGGCCTGACACGCCACGCGCCGCCCGTGATCGACCATCAGATCGCCTGGCTGGGACGGCTGCTGGCGGCGCGCGGCATGCCGCGCTGGCTGTTGGAGTGCCATCTCTTCGTGCTGGCTGACGAGCTGGCGCGGGCGCTGCCGGAACACGCGCAGCGTTATGCGCAGCTGACGCAGGCGGCGCACAAGCTGCGCGCCGAGCGCCTGGCATTGCTCGATGAAGCCGATTTCATCAGCCTGGCCGCCAGGCTGGAGGCGCAGCTCACGCCCGACCGGCGGCAACACCTGGCGAACATCGGCCGTGTGCTGGTCGCAGCCGTGCTGGACGACGAGGCCGGGATCGCGCACGCCTTGAGCAGCGTAGAGACCTGGTTGTGCGATCCCCAACGCTTTGATGCGTCGTGGCGCGCCGCGGTGCGCGACTCGATTGCCGCGACGCGCCAACAGGTGCAGCAGCGGCGCGCCGGCGGCGCGCGCGTGACTCAATCGTCGGTACCCTCGTAG
- a CDS encoding SEC-C domain-containing protein has translation MKIGRNEPCPCGSGKKYKHCHGPIDAERESFQRRLRQAPDTLIPKLMRALDGFAGEMPAALQRFWNGAYQVEDVQELDQFEERGSERFLTWFAFDAVDAQGQTPVERLIAAPEALELTEAEAQVFQQWGAVRLQPYAVVGIRKGFGLELRRLFSGETLELEDHKAARRVEEGDVLIAHIVPAGDRAYITGAAAHLTPDTVLKLREFADAHLIDLQREQPAATYDDLIRTRSYIFNHFIMALPREPREAGKLDELVATTRATLNITAEQLGLRRSAAGAAAPEETARYEGTDD, from the coding sequence ATGAAGATCGGACGCAACGAACCCTGTCCCTGTGGCAGCGGCAAGAAGTATAAGCACTGCCACGGCCCGATCGACGCCGAACGCGAGTCATTCCAGCGCCGTCTGCGCCAGGCGCCCGACACGCTGATCCCCAAACTGATGCGGGCGCTGGATGGCTTCGCCGGCGAGATGCCGGCTGCCCTGCAGCGCTTCTGGAACGGCGCGTATCAGGTCGAAGATGTGCAGGAGCTGGATCAGTTCGAGGAGCGCGGCAGCGAACGGTTTCTGACCTGGTTTGCCTTCGATGCCGTGGACGCGCAGGGCCAGACGCCCGTTGAGCGGTTGATTGCCGCTCCGGAAGCGCTGGAACTGACCGAGGCCGAAGCGCAGGTCTTTCAGCAGTGGGGCGCGGTACGGCTCCAGCCCTACGCTGTGGTTGGCATTCGCAAAGGCTTCGGCCTCGAGCTACGGCGGCTCTTCAGCGGCGAAACGCTGGAACTGGAGGATCACAAAGCCGCGCGACGCGTCGAGGAGGGCGATGTTCTGATCGCGCACATTGTGCCGGCGGGTGACCGCGCCTACATTACCGGCGCAGCGGCGCACCTGACGCCCGACACAGTGCTCAAGCTACGCGAGTTTGCCGACGCGCATCTGATCGATCTGCAGCGTGAGCAGCCGGCGGCCACGTACGACGATCTGATCCGTACGCGCTCCTACATCTTCAACCATTTCATCATGGCACTGCCACGCGAGCCGCGCGAGGCCGGGAAGCTCGACGAACTAGTGGCGACCACGCGCGCAACGCTCAACATCACTGCGGAACAGCTCGGCCTGCGCCGATCCGCGGCCGGCGCTGCCGCGCCGGAGGAGACCGCGCGCTACGAGGGTACCGACGATTGA
- a CDS encoding DUF2905 family protein, which translates to MSPGEIGRWLIMFGLLLVIVGGLLLLLGRVPWLGRLPGDLRIERGNLTCFVPLATSLLLSLVLTILLNVLVRLLRH; encoded by the coding sequence ATGAGTCCTGGCGAGATCGGACGCTGGCTGATCATGTTTGGTCTGCTGCTGGTGATCGTCGGCGGCCTGCTGCTGCTGCTGGGGCGCGTGCCCTGGCTGGGGCGCTTGCCGGGCGATCTGCGCATCGAACGGGGCAATCTGACCTGCTTCGTGCCGCTGGCGACCTCGCTGCTGCTCAGCCTGGTGCTGACCATCCTGCTCAACGTGCTGGTGCGCTTGTTGCGCCACTAG
- a CDS encoding glycosyltransferase family 39 protein, translated as MWQVTHATVRQLNVARVRGWVRAAVWIACVLVVGLAFGLRAWGVRWGLPYVDHPDEPALVDVALRMLRDGDPNPHFFLYPSLYFYLLVLVFQAHLAWAQLTGAYGSANPLEGTTHLFTTIPLVFVWGRLLTATIGTLTAVLAYRLVRQAVDGRSGLLAALFVATLPFHVRHSQYITTDVTAAVLLLLALIGMVGVAQGGRQRSYLVAGLGLGLAAAVKYNLAVIAAGAIAAHGLYWRRAWWRRLPRLVGAGLAALFGFVSGTPYALLAWPEFLAGLERQLQHYAAGVHGDMVGRWPLADYATFFWREGLLPPAAIATLIGMASMLWADNGRWRAFALVWLGCVLPYLALLLLQATHFVRNLLPVLVACALPVAVAGRLALARLMRVNSLRWPWRVMLSLGVLGALYLWPAQHALAGTLFVAQPDSRVLAEAYIKTLPRGARIAVELNPLQWAGDPIVEPVPFVTARPLEWYRANAYRYLVARASERDPADQALYERLRAGAQVIRVFPGVTAGQPGPRLEVLDLGIWPAQLKAEPRPAVFGEMLQLLGYELEAGALRPAITPLDGARREAVPVGSAVQLNLYWRVWHPLPQEYAFFIHVLDAAGRRVAQRDTLLRADDYPARAWQRGELVVERGDLQLPVVPPGRYQLWLGIYDMPTGQRLPVVAATRNDDPGALLLTTLEVR; from the coding sequence ATGTGGCAGGTGACGCATGCAACAGTGCGGCAACTGAACGTGGCGCGCGTGCGGGGGTGGGTGCGCGCGGCGGTGTGGATTGCCTGCGTGCTGGTGGTGGGCCTAGCCTTTGGCCTGCGTGCCTGGGGCGTGCGCTGGGGCTTGCCCTATGTCGATCATCCTGATGAGCCGGCGCTGGTGGACGTCGCGCTGCGCATGCTGCGCGACGGCGATCCCAATCCGCATTTCTTTCTGTACCCGTCGCTCTATTTCTATCTGCTGGTGCTGGTGTTTCAGGCGCACCTTGCCTGGGCACAGCTCACCGGTGCCTATGGCAGCGCTAACCCGCTGGAGGGCACTACCCATCTGTTCACCACCATCCCGTTGGTGTTCGTCTGGGGACGCCTCCTGACGGCAACCATTGGCACGCTGACGGCGGTGCTGGCCTATCGTCTGGTGCGACAGGCCGTCGATGGGCGGAGCGGACTGCTGGCGGCGCTGTTCGTTGCCACGCTGCCCTTTCACGTGCGCCATTCTCAGTACATCACTACCGATGTCACCGCCGCTGTGCTGCTGCTGCTCGCGCTGATCGGCATGGTGGGTGTGGCGCAGGGCGGACGCCAACGGAGCTATCTGGTCGCCGGATTGGGACTTGGATTGGCGGCTGCGGTCAAGTACAACCTGGCGGTGATCGCCGCGGGAGCAATAGCGGCGCATGGCCTGTATTGGCGACGCGCTTGGTGGCGTCGTCTGCCCCGGCTGGTGGGCGCCGGTCTGGCTGCGCTCTTCGGCTTTGTGAGCGGGACGCCCTACGCCCTGCTAGCCTGGCCGGAGTTTCTGGCTGGCCTCGAGCGCCAGCTCCAGCACTACGCCGCAGGTGTGCACGGCGATATGGTCGGGCGCTGGCCGCTGGCGGACTACGCCACCTTCTTCTGGCGCGAAGGCTTGTTACCGCCGGCGGCGATCGCCACGCTGATCGGCATGGCGAGTATGCTCTGGGCCGACAACGGGCGTTGGCGCGCGTTCGCGCTGGTGTGGCTGGGCTGTGTTCTGCCCTACCTGGCGCTACTGCTGCTACAGGCCACGCATTTCGTGCGCAACCTGCTGCCGGTGCTGGTGGCGTGTGCGCTACCGGTGGCTGTGGCCGGGCGGCTGGCGCTGGCGCGTCTGATGCGCGTGAACAGCCTGAGGTGGCCGTGGCGCGTGATGCTATCTCTGGGCGTGCTGGGGGCCTTGTACCTCTGGCCGGCGCAGCACGCGCTTGCCGGAACGCTGTTTGTAGCGCAGCCCGACAGTCGGGTGCTGGCGGAAGCCTACATCAAAACCTTGCCGCGCGGCGCGCGCATCGCAGTGGAGCTCAATCCGCTGCAATGGGCGGGTGATCCGATTGTTGAGCCCGTGCCCTTCGTCACCGCGCGTCCGTTGGAGTGGTACCGCGCCAATGCCTATCGCTACCTGGTGGCGCGCGCATCCGAACGCGATCCCGCCGACCAGGCGCTCTACGAGCGGTTGCGTGCCGGCGCGCAGGTGATCCGCGTCTTCCCCGGTGTGACAGCGGGGCAGCCCGGCCCGCGTCTCGAGGTGTTGGACCTGGGCATCTGGCCTGCGCAGCTCAAGGCCGAACCGCGCCCTGCGGTCTTTGGTGAGATGCTGCAGTTGCTGGGCTATGAACTGGAGGCCGGTGCGCTGCGGCCGGCGATCACGCCACTGGACGGCGCGCGTCGTGAGGCGGTGCCCGTGGGCAGCGCCGTTCAGCTCAACCTCTACTGGCGCGTGTGGCACCCCCTGCCGCAGGAGTACGCCTTCTTCATTCACGTGCTCGATGCCGCGGGCCGGCGCGTGGCGCAGCGCGACACGTTGCTGCGCGCCGACGATTATCCTGCGCGCGCCTGGCAGCGGGGCGAGCTCGTTGTCGAGCGGGGCGATCTGCAGCTTCCGGTTGTGCCCCCTGGCCGCTATCAGCTCTGGCTGGGAATCTATGACATGCCCACGGGCCAGCGCCTGCCGGTAGTAGCCGCCACGCGCAATGATGATCCAGGCGCATTGCTGTTGACAACGCTCGAGGTGCGTTAA